The Theropithecus gelada isolate Dixy chromosome 11, Tgel_1.0, whole genome shotgun sequence genome includes a region encoding these proteins:
- the KRT1 gene encoding keratin, type II cytoskeletal 1 isoform X1 produces the protein MSRQFSSRSGYRSGGGFSSGSAGIVNYQRRTTSSSTRRSGGGGGRFSSCGGGGGGSFGAGGGFGSRSLVNLGGSKSISISVARGGGRSGFGGGYGGGGFGGGGFGGGGFGGGGFGGGGIGGGGFGGFGSGGGGFGGGGFGGGGYGGGYGPVCPPGGIQEVTINQSLLQPLNVEIDPEIQKVKSREREQIKSLNNQFASFIDKVRFLEQQNQVLQTKWELLQQVDTSTRTHNLEPYFESFINNLRRRVDQLKSDQSRLDSELKNMQDMVEDYRNKYEDEINKRTNAENEFVTIKKDVDSAYMTKVDLQAKLDNLQQEIDFLTALYQAELSQMQTQISETNVILSMDNNRSLDLDSIIAEVKAQYEEIAQKSKAEAESLYQSKYEELQITAGRHGDSVKNSKIEISELNRVIQRLRSEIDNVKKQIANLQQSISDAEQRGESALKDAKNKLNDLEDALQQAKEDLARLLRDYQELMNTKLALDLEIATYRTLLEGEESRMSGECAPNVSLKITELPLAAVSTSHTTISGGGGRGGGGGGYGSGGGSYGSGGGGGGGRGSYGSGGGSYGSGGGGGGHGSYGSGSSSGGYRGGSGGGGGGSSGGRGSGGGSSGGSIGGRGSSSGGVKSSGGSSSVKFVSTTYSGVTR, from the exons ATGAGTCGGCAGTTTAGTTCCAGGTCTGGGTACCGAAGTGGAGGGGGCTTCAGCTCCGGCTCTGCTGGGATAGTCAACTACCAGCGCAGGACCACCAGCAGCTCCACACGCCGCAGTGGAGGAGGTGGTGGGAGATTTTCaagctgtggtggtggtggtggtggtagcttTGGTGCTGGTGGTGGATTTGGAAGTCGGAGTCTTGTTAACCTTGGTGGCAGTAAAAGCATCTCCATAAGTGTGGCTAGAGGAGGTGGACGTAGTGGCTTTGGCGGTGGTTATGGTGGTGGTGGCTTTGGTGGTGGTggctttggtggtggtggttttggtGGTGGTGGCTTTGGTGGTGGTGGCATTGGGGGTGGTGGCTTTGGTGGTtttggcagtggtggtggtggttttggtGGAGGTGGCTTTGGGGGTGGTGGATATGGGGGTGGTTATGGGCCTGTCTGCCCCCCTGGTGGCATACAAGAAGTCACTATCAACCAGAGCCTTCTTCAGCCCCTCAATGTGGAGATTGACCCTGAGATCCAAAAAGTGAAGTCTCGAGAAAGGGAGCAAATCAAGTCACTCAACAACCAATTTGCCTCCTTCATTGACAAG GTGAGGTTCCTGGAGCAGCAGAACCAGGTACTGCAAACAAAATGGGAGCTACTGCAACAGGTAGATACCTCCACTAGAACCCATAATTTAGAGCCCTACTTTGAGTCATTCATCAACAATCTCAGAAGGAGAGTGGACCAACTGAAGAGCGATCAATCTCGGTTGGATTCAGAACTGAAGAACATGCAGGACATGGTGGAGGATTACCGGAACAA GTATGAGGATGAAATCAACAAGCGGACAAATGCAGAGAATGAATTTGTGACCATCAAGAAG GATGTGGATAGTGCTTATATGACCAAGGTGGACCTTCAGGCCAAACTTGACAACTTGCAGCAGGAAATTGATTTCCTTACAGCACTCTACCAAGCA GAGTTGTCTCAGATGCAGACTCAAATCAGTGAAACTAATGTCATCCTCTCTATGGACAACAACCGCAGTCTCGACCTGGACAGCATCATTGCTGAGGTCAAGGCCCAGTATGAGGAGATTGCCCAGAAGAGCAAAGCTGAAGCCGAGTCCTTGTACCAGAGCAAG TATGAAGAGCTGCAGATCACTGCTGGCAGACACGGTGATAGTGTGAAAAATTCAAAGATAGAAATTTCCGAGCTGAATCGTGTGATCCAGAGACTTAGATCTGAAATCGACAATGTCAAGAAGCAG ATCGCCAACTTGCAGCAGTCCATCAGTGATGCAGAGCAGCGTGGCGAGAGTGCCCTCAAGGATGCCAAGAACAAGCTGAACGACCTGGAGGATGCCCTGCAGCAGGCCAAGGAAGACCTGGCCCGCCTGCTGCGCGACTACCAGGAGCTGATGAACACCAAGCTGGCCCTGGATCTGGAGATTGCCACCTACAGGACCCTCCTGGAGGGAGAGGAAAGCAG gaTGTCTGGAGAATGTGCCCCGAACGTGAGC TTGAAAATAACTGAGCTTCCTCTTGCAGCTGTGAGCACAAGCCACACCACCATCAGTGGAGGTGGCGGCCGAGGAGGTGGCGGCGGGGGCTACGGCTCTGGAGGTGGCAGCTATGGTTCTggaggtggcggcggcggcggccgtgGCAGCTATGGCTCCGGAGGTGGCAGCTACGGCtccggaggcggcggcggcggccatGGCAGCTATGGCTCCGGAAGCAGCAGTGGGGGCTACAGAGGCGGCTctggaggaggcggcggcggcagctCGGGCGGCCGGGGCTCTGGCGGCGGGAGCTCCGGAGGCTCCATAGGCGGCCGGGGATCCAGCTCTGGGGGTGTCAAGTCCTCTGGTGGCAGTTCCAGCGTGAAGTTTGTTTCTACCACTTACTCCGGAGTAACCAGATAA
- the KRT1 gene encoding keratin, type II cytoskeletal 1 isoform X2 produces MSRQFSSRSGYRSGGGFSSGSAGIVNYQRRTTSSSTRRSGGGGGRFSSCGGGGGGSFGAGGGFGSRSLVNLGGSKSISISVARGGGRSGFGGGYGGGGFGGGGFGGGGFGGGGFGGGGIGGGGFGGFGSGGGGFGGGGFGGGGYGGGYGPVCPPGGIQEVTINQSLLQPLNVEIDPEIQKVKSREREQIKSLNNQFASFIDKVRFLEQQNQVLQTKWELLQQVDTSTRTHNLEPYFESFINNLRRRVDQLKSDQSRLDSELKNMQDMVEDYRNKYEDEINKRTNAENEFVTIKKDVDSAYMTKVDLQAKLDNLQQEIDFLTALYQAELSQMQTQISETNVILSMDNNRSLDLDSIIAEVKAQYEEIAQKSKAEAESLYQSKYEELQITAGRHGDSVKNSKIEISELNRVIQRLRSEIDNVKKQIANLQQSISDAEQRGESALKDAKNKLNDLEDALQQAKEDLARLLRDYQELMNTKLALDLEIATYRTLLEGEESRMSGECAPNVSVSVSTSHTTISGGGGRGGGGGGYGSGGGSYGSGGGGGGGRGSYGSGGGSYGSGGGGGGHGSYGSGSSSGGYRGGSGGGGGGSSGGRGSGGGSSGGSIGGRGSSSGGVKSSGGSSSVKFVSTTYSGVTR; encoded by the exons ATGAGTCGGCAGTTTAGTTCCAGGTCTGGGTACCGAAGTGGAGGGGGCTTCAGCTCCGGCTCTGCTGGGATAGTCAACTACCAGCGCAGGACCACCAGCAGCTCCACACGCCGCAGTGGAGGAGGTGGTGGGAGATTTTCaagctgtggtggtggtggtggtggtagcttTGGTGCTGGTGGTGGATTTGGAAGTCGGAGTCTTGTTAACCTTGGTGGCAGTAAAAGCATCTCCATAAGTGTGGCTAGAGGAGGTGGACGTAGTGGCTTTGGCGGTGGTTATGGTGGTGGTGGCTTTGGTGGTGGTggctttggtggtggtggttttggtGGTGGTGGCTTTGGTGGTGGTGGCATTGGGGGTGGTGGCTTTGGTGGTtttggcagtggtggtggtggttttggtGGAGGTGGCTTTGGGGGTGGTGGATATGGGGGTGGTTATGGGCCTGTCTGCCCCCCTGGTGGCATACAAGAAGTCACTATCAACCAGAGCCTTCTTCAGCCCCTCAATGTGGAGATTGACCCTGAGATCCAAAAAGTGAAGTCTCGAGAAAGGGAGCAAATCAAGTCACTCAACAACCAATTTGCCTCCTTCATTGACAAG GTGAGGTTCCTGGAGCAGCAGAACCAGGTACTGCAAACAAAATGGGAGCTACTGCAACAGGTAGATACCTCCACTAGAACCCATAATTTAGAGCCCTACTTTGAGTCATTCATCAACAATCTCAGAAGGAGAGTGGACCAACTGAAGAGCGATCAATCTCGGTTGGATTCAGAACTGAAGAACATGCAGGACATGGTGGAGGATTACCGGAACAA GTATGAGGATGAAATCAACAAGCGGACAAATGCAGAGAATGAATTTGTGACCATCAAGAAG GATGTGGATAGTGCTTATATGACCAAGGTGGACCTTCAGGCCAAACTTGACAACTTGCAGCAGGAAATTGATTTCCTTACAGCACTCTACCAAGCA GAGTTGTCTCAGATGCAGACTCAAATCAGTGAAACTAATGTCATCCTCTCTATGGACAACAACCGCAGTCTCGACCTGGACAGCATCATTGCTGAGGTCAAGGCCCAGTATGAGGAGATTGCCCAGAAGAGCAAAGCTGAAGCCGAGTCCTTGTACCAGAGCAAG TATGAAGAGCTGCAGATCACTGCTGGCAGACACGGTGATAGTGTGAAAAATTCAAAGATAGAAATTTCCGAGCTGAATCGTGTGATCCAGAGACTTAGATCTGAAATCGACAATGTCAAGAAGCAG ATCGCCAACTTGCAGCAGTCCATCAGTGATGCAGAGCAGCGTGGCGAGAGTGCCCTCAAGGATGCCAAGAACAAGCTGAACGACCTGGAGGATGCCCTGCAGCAGGCCAAGGAAGACCTGGCCCGCCTGCTGCGCGACTACCAGGAGCTGATGAACACCAAGCTGGCCCTGGATCTGGAGATTGCCACCTACAGGACCCTCCTGGAGGGAGAGGAAAGCAG gaTGTCTGGAGAATGTGCCCCGAACGTGAGCGTGT CTGTGAGCACAAGCCACACCACCATCAGTGGAGGTGGCGGCCGAGGAGGTGGCGGCGGGGGCTACGGCTCTGGAGGTGGCAGCTATGGTTCTggaggtggcggcggcggcggccgtgGCAGCTATGGCTCCGGAGGTGGCAGCTACGGCtccggaggcggcggcggcggccatGGCAGCTATGGCTCCGGAAGCAGCAGTGGGGGCTACAGAGGCGGCTctggaggaggcggcggcggcagctCGGGCGGCCGGGGCTCTGGCGGCGGGAGCTCCGGAGGCTCCATAGGCGGCCGGGGATCCAGCTCTGGGGGTGTCAAGTCCTCTGGTGGCAGTTCCAGCGTGAAGTTTGTTTCTACCACTTACTCCGGAGTAACCAGATAA
- the KRT1 gene encoding keratin, type II cytoskeletal 1 isoform X3 gives MSRQFSSRSGYRSGGGFSSGSAGIVNYQRRTTSSSTRRSGGGGGRFSSCGGGGGGSFGAGGGFGSRSLVNLGGSKSISISVARGGGRSGFGGGYGGGGFGGGGFGGGGFGGGGFGGGGIGGGGFGGGGYGGGYGPVCPPGGIQEVTINQSLLQPLNVEIDPEIQKVKSREREQIKSLNNQFASFIDKVRFLEQQNQVLQTKWELLQQVDTSTRTHNLEPYFESFINNLRRRVDQLKSDQSRLDSELKNMQDMVEDYRNKYEDEINKRTNAENEFVTIKKDVDSAYMTKVDLQAKLDNLQQEIDFLTALYQAELSQMQTQISETNVILSMDNNRSLDLDSIIAEVKAQYEEIAQKSKAEAESLYQSKYEELQITAGRHGDSVKNSKIEISELNRVIQRLRSEIDNVKKQIANLQQSISDAEQRGESALKDAKNKLNDLEDALQQAKEDLARLLRDYQELMNTKLALDLEIATYRTLLEGEESRMSGECAPNVSVSVSTSHTTISGGGGRGGGGGGYGSGGGSYGSGGGGGGGRGSYGSGGGSYGSGGGGGGHGSYGSGSSSGGYRGGSGGGGGGSSGGRGSGGGSSGGSIGGRGSSSGGVKSSGGSSSVKFVSTTYSGVTR, from the exons ATGAGTCGGCAGTTTAGTTCCAGGTCTGGGTACCGAAGTGGAGGGGGCTTCAGCTCCGGCTCTGCTGGGATAGTCAACTACCAGCGCAGGACCACCAGCAGCTCCACACGCCGCAGTGGAGGAGGTGGTGGGAGATTTTCaagctgtggtggtggtggtggtggtagcttTGGTGCTGGTGGTGGATTTGGAAGTCGGAGTCTTGTTAACCTTGGTGGCAGTAAAAGCATCTCCATAAGTGTGGCTAGAGGAGGTGGACGTAGTGGCTTTGGCGGTGGTTATGGTGGTGGTGGCTTTGGTGGTGGTggctttggtggtggtggttttggtGGTGGTGGCTTTGGTGGTGGTGGCATTGGGGGTG GTGGCTTTGGGGGTGGTGGATATGGGGGTGGTTATGGGCCTGTCTGCCCCCCTGGTGGCATACAAGAAGTCACTATCAACCAGAGCCTTCTTCAGCCCCTCAATGTGGAGATTGACCCTGAGATCCAAAAAGTGAAGTCTCGAGAAAGGGAGCAAATCAAGTCACTCAACAACCAATTTGCCTCCTTCATTGACAAG GTGAGGTTCCTGGAGCAGCAGAACCAGGTACTGCAAACAAAATGGGAGCTACTGCAACAGGTAGATACCTCCACTAGAACCCATAATTTAGAGCCCTACTTTGAGTCATTCATCAACAATCTCAGAAGGAGAGTGGACCAACTGAAGAGCGATCAATCTCGGTTGGATTCAGAACTGAAGAACATGCAGGACATGGTGGAGGATTACCGGAACAA GTATGAGGATGAAATCAACAAGCGGACAAATGCAGAGAATGAATTTGTGACCATCAAGAAG GATGTGGATAGTGCTTATATGACCAAGGTGGACCTTCAGGCCAAACTTGACAACTTGCAGCAGGAAATTGATTTCCTTACAGCACTCTACCAAGCA GAGTTGTCTCAGATGCAGACTCAAATCAGTGAAACTAATGTCATCCTCTCTATGGACAACAACCGCAGTCTCGACCTGGACAGCATCATTGCTGAGGTCAAGGCCCAGTATGAGGAGATTGCCCAGAAGAGCAAAGCTGAAGCCGAGTCCTTGTACCAGAGCAAG TATGAAGAGCTGCAGATCACTGCTGGCAGACACGGTGATAGTGTGAAAAATTCAAAGATAGAAATTTCCGAGCTGAATCGTGTGATCCAGAGACTTAGATCTGAAATCGACAATGTCAAGAAGCAG ATCGCCAACTTGCAGCAGTCCATCAGTGATGCAGAGCAGCGTGGCGAGAGTGCCCTCAAGGATGCCAAGAACAAGCTGAACGACCTGGAGGATGCCCTGCAGCAGGCCAAGGAAGACCTGGCCCGCCTGCTGCGCGACTACCAGGAGCTGATGAACACCAAGCTGGCCCTGGATCTGGAGATTGCCACCTACAGGACCCTCCTGGAGGGAGAGGAAAGCAG gaTGTCTGGAGAATGTGCCCCGAACGTGAGCGTGT CTGTGAGCACAAGCCACACCACCATCAGTGGAGGTGGCGGCCGAGGAGGTGGCGGCGGGGGCTACGGCTCTGGAGGTGGCAGCTATGGTTCTggaggtggcggcggcggcggccgtgGCAGCTATGGCTCCGGAGGTGGCAGCTACGGCtccggaggcggcggcggcggccatGGCAGCTATGGCTCCGGAAGCAGCAGTGGGGGCTACAGAGGCGGCTctggaggaggcggcggcggcagctCGGGCGGCCGGGGCTCTGGCGGCGGGAGCTCCGGAGGCTCCATAGGCGGCCGGGGATCCAGCTCTGGGGGTGTCAAGTCCTCTGGTGGCAGTTCCAGCGTGAAGTTTGTTTCTACCACTTACTCCGGAGTAACCAGATAA